From Sporosarcina sp. Marseille-Q4943, the proteins below share one genomic window:
- a CDS encoding DUF302 domain-containing protein, with translation MDFHYTVETSKSIDEAISSIEQNLKENKFGVLWQLDLTGTLQKKGVHSYTTPYRILEVCNPVEAARVLSYNPLVGYFLPCKITVYESEGMTKIGLPKPTAMIGLLNDPELKSIAKDIEDVLINVLEKSK, from the coding sequence TTGGATTTCCATTATACAGTTGAAACAAGTAAATCAATCGATGAAGCTATATCATCAATTGAACAAAATTTAAAAGAAAATAAATTTGGCGTCCTTTGGCAGCTTGATTTAACGGGCACCTTGCAAAAGAAAGGAGTGCATAGTTATACTACCCCATATCGAATCCTTGAGGTTTGTAATCCAGTCGAAGCAGCACGGGTTCTCAGTTACAATCCGTTAGTCGGATATTTCTTACCGTGCAAGATAACAGTTTATGAAAGTGAAGGAATGACTAAAATAGGTCTTCCAAAACCAACAGCTATGATTGGATTGCTAAATGATCCCGAATTGAAATCGATAGCAAAAGATATTGAAGACGTGCTAATAAATGTATTGGAGAAGAGTAAATAG
- a CDS encoding GNAT family N-acetyltransferase — protein sequence MTVKLQAVLESEKFILRNFYSLYLHELSNFTTKLHIADDGVFHFEELDKFWEVDGLSPYFIMLDDKVIGFILLLERPFLKKSNDYGINDLFILNKYKGKGLALQVVRKLFEEKPGRYFVMQVVENKRAVAFWKKVYNGLNIETQERQDFIDNEQCLIQTFKI from the coding sequence ATGACTGTTAAACTTCAAGCAGTTTTGGAATCAGAAAAATTTATCTTGCGTAACTTTTACTCATTGTATCTTCACGAGCTTTCGAATTTCACTACGAAATTGCATATTGCAGATGATGGTGTTTTTCATTTTGAGGAATTGGATAAATTCTGGGAAGTAGATGGATTATCGCCTTATTTTATAATGTTGGATGATAAAGTTATCGGTTTTATATTACTATTAGAACGTCCATTCTTGAAAAAGAGCAATGATTATGGAATAAATGACTTGTTCATACTTAATAAGTACAAAGGTAAAGGATTGGCTTTGCAGGTTGTAAGAAAATTATTTGAAGAGAAACCAGGGCGATATTTTGTCATGCAAGTTGTTGAAAATAAGCGTGCGGTTGCATTTTGGAAAAAAGTTTATAATGGATTAAATATTGAAACTCAAGAAAGACAAGACTTTATTGATAATGAGCAATGTCTAATTCAAACATTTAAGATTTAA
- a CDS encoding GNAT family N-acetyltransferase yields MDTLTIKELNSQKEILEVFPVMKQLRTHLDEKAYLDLVVEAKEQDMYRLFALYDQGEIVAASGFKPMITLYYGRFVWVCDLVTDSNKRSNGYGEKLLSYVHEWAKENGYKSVALSSGLQRTDAHRFYEQKMGYDKVSYVFKKELR; encoded by the coding sequence ATGGACACATTAACGATTAAAGAGCTCAATAGCCAAAAGGAAATTCTTGAAGTTTTTCCGGTAATGAAGCAACTACGAACTCATCTTGATGAAAAAGCGTATCTTGACCTGGTAGTGGAGGCCAAAGAACAGGATATGTATCGTTTATTTGCCTTATATGATCAAGGAGAAATCGTTGCGGCAAGTGGGTTTAAACCGATGATTACTCTTTACTATGGGCGTTTTGTTTGGGTTTGTGATTTAGTCACCGATAGCAACAAACGTTCAAACGGATATGGTGAGAAACTTCTTTCATATGTTCATGAATGGGCTAAAGAAAATGGCTATAAAAGTGTCGCCTTGTCCTCAGGATTACAGAGAACCGATGCACATCGATTTTATGAACAAAAAATGGGGTATGACAAAGTGAGCTATGTATTTAAGAAAGAATTAAGGTAG
- a CDS encoding Nramp family divalent metal transporter — protein sequence MTNVEIENIQVTEKKSLLDRIKVIGPGAIITASFIGPGTVTTATRAGASYGFAILWAVVFSIIATIVLQEMTARLGIITRKGLGEAVRDQFSNPILKYGSMWLVMIAISVGCAAYMAGDLLGTSLGISTLTGISPNVLGPIVGIVILFLGLSGSYKLIERVMVALIAIMSLTFITTMFVAKPNISEVFQGAFIPTIPSGSIIMVIALIGTTVVPYNLFLHSSMVQQRWNKPSDLKEARIDTIVSISIGGLITAAILITAGAMIQGLEVSSAADLSIQLEPIFGQWAKMFMSLGLFAAGFSSALASPLGAAMTVSSVLKWENGMKDKRFKTVFATVMIIGIVCSGLGFNPLDVLLFAQALNGILLPVIVITLLVIMNNKKRLGEFGNSVKANIIGGIVAAVCTFLGIYSLIDAIKAFIGA from the coding sequence ATGACGAATGTTGAAATTGAGAACATCCAAGTTACAGAGAAAAAATCATTACTAGATAGAATAAAAGTAATCGGTCCAGGGGCTATCATTACCGCTTCATTTATTGGCCCCGGGACCGTCACCACTGCCACTCGAGCAGGTGCTTCTTATGGTTTTGCGATCCTTTGGGCGGTCGTCTTTTCAATTATCGCCACAATCGTATTGCAAGAAATGACAGCACGTCTCGGCATTATTACGCGAAAAGGTTTAGGTGAAGCCGTTCGTGATCAATTTTCCAATCCGATATTAAAATATGGTTCCATGTGGCTTGTAATGATTGCAATTAGTGTCGGGTGTGCGGCTTATATGGCCGGTGATTTGCTCGGAACATCACTTGGCATTTCAACACTGACGGGCATTTCGCCAAATGTGCTTGGTCCAATTGTAGGCATCGTTATTTTGTTCCTTGGATTAAGCGGTAGTTATAAATTGATTGAACGGGTCATGGTCGCATTGATTGCCATTATGAGTTTGACGTTCATTACGACAATGTTCGTCGCAAAGCCGAATATTAGCGAAGTGTTCCAAGGGGCATTCATTCCAACAATCCCAAGCGGTTCGATCATTATGGTCATTGCGTTGATCGGGACGACTGTTGTGCCCTATAATTTATTTTTACATTCCTCAATGGTGCAACAACGTTGGAATAAACCATCTGACCTGAAAGAAGCGCGTATTGATACAATTGTCTCCATCAGTATCGGCGGACTGATTACAGCGGCGATTTTAATTACCGCTGGTGCGATGATTCAAGGTCTTGAAGTTTCAAGCGCTGCAGACCTATCTATTCAATTGGAACCCATTTTTGGTCAATGGGCGAAAATGTTTATGAGTCTAGGACTGTTTGCAGCTGGATTCTCTTCAGCACTCGCTTCCCCGCTTGGCGCGGCCATGACGGTAAGCAGTGTTTTGAAATGGGAAAACGGCATGAAGGATAAACGTTTCAAAACGGTCTTCGCAACAGTTATGATTATCGGTATCGTTTGTTCAGGTCTTGGATTTAACCCGCTCGACGTCTTATTGTTTGCACAAGCGCTGAACGGCATTTTACTCCCGGTGATCGTCATTACGCTTCTTGTCATTATGAATAACAAAAAGCGTCTCGGTGAATTCGGAAACTCTGTGAAGGCAAATATTATCGGTGGCATCGTCGCTGCGGTTTGTACGTTCCTCGGTATATATAGTTTGATTGATGCCATTAAAGCTTTTATTGGTGCATAA
- a CDS encoding SDR family oxidoreductase, translated as MDQLKGKVAIITGVSRLKGIGAAICRELAESGYHIFFTYWMEYDKKMPWSIELDEPVKLLEELIKKGIKVSCMELDLTQHDAPEQLINRVSEQLGNPDILINNAAYSTNNDFSNVTAEELDKHYMVNVRATTLLSSRFAQKFDKKSGGRIVNITSGQFQGPMPGELAYATTKGAVDALTITLSAELAPLGITVNALNPGPTDTGWMTEEIKNELKPKFPFGRIGKPSDVAKTIKFLVSDEADWITGQIIHSEGGFKR; from the coding sequence ATGGACCAATTAAAAGGGAAAGTTGCGATTATCACGGGTGTAAGCCGTCTGAAAGGGATAGGGGCTGCTATTTGTAGGGAGTTAGCGGAATCGGGTTATCATATATTTTTTACTTATTGGATGGAATATGATAAAAAAATGCCTTGGAGCATTGAATTAGATGAACCCGTGAAATTACTAGAAGAATTAATAAAAAAAGGTATTAAGGTATCATGTATGGAGTTGGATTTAACTCAACATGATGCACCTGAACAACTTATAAATAGAGTTTCTGAACAACTCGGTAATCCTGATATCTTGATTAATAACGCAGCATACTCAACTAACAACGATTTTTCTAATGTAACTGCCGAAGAATTAGATAAACATTACATGGTAAATGTGCGTGCAACGACACTATTAAGTAGTAGATTTGCTCAAAAGTTTGATAAGAAATCAGGTGGAAGAATAGTCAATATTACTTCAGGTCAGTTTCAAGGCCCCATGCCTGGCGAATTAGCATATGCAACAACAAAAGGAGCAGTTGATGCGTTAACGATTACGTTGTCAGCTGAACTAGCCCCTTTAGGAATAACGGTTAATGCATTAAATCCAGGTCCAACTGATACAGGTTGGATGACAGAAGAAATAAAAAATGAATTAAAACCGAAATTTCCTTTCGGTAGAATCGGAAAACCGAGTGATGTTGCAAAAACTATTAAATTTCTAGTGAGCGATGAAGCAGATTGGATTACAGGTCAGATTATTCATTCAGAAGGTGGATTTAAAAGGTAG
- a CDS encoding transcriptional regulator, translated as MVITMAGLHEENNSILKRYEPIADMIYATFGSNCEVVIHDLRNVQSSLVYIQGNVTGRALGAPTTEVILKQLRQQGNEVKDKLGFTTRTTDGKTVKTSLSFIRNDEGEVIGYLGINFDITAFSMVNQIIKEFTTVHDAEENGVHLDESYAKNIDEVFHHLISSVTLEIGVPISEMSRNERIRFVQKLEERGAFLIQGSADRIAKVLGVSKQTIYNYLE; from the coding sequence ATGGTGATAACAATGGCAGGTTTACACGAAGAAAATAATAGTATATTGAAACGATACGAACCGATAGCTGATATGATTTATGCGACTTTTGGCAGCAATTGTGAAGTCGTCATTCATGATCTACGCAACGTTCAATCTTCCCTTGTTTATATTCAAGGAAACGTGACAGGTCGAGCATTAGGTGCCCCTACAACCGAAGTGATTTTGAAACAATTACGCCAACAAGGCAATGAAGTGAAAGACAAGCTTGGATTTACGACAAGAACGACAGACGGGAAAACGGTGAAAACCTCCCTTTCTTTCATTCGAAACGATGAAGGCGAAGTTATCGGGTATTTGGGCATCAACTTCGATATAACTGCTTTTTCGATGGTTAACCAAATCATTAAAGAATTCACTACTGTACACGATGCAGAGGAAAATGGAGTTCATCTGGATGAATCCTATGCGAAGAACATCGATGAAGTCTTTCACCATTTAATCAGTTCAGTGACGCTGGAAATTGGAGTTCCTATTTCGGAGATGTCACGAAATGAGCGCATTCGTTTTGTCCAGAAGTTAGAAGAGAGAGGCGCTTTCCTCATTCAAGGCTCTGCGGACCGTATCGCCAAAGTGCTCGGCGTTTCAAAGCAAACGATCTATAACTATTTAGAATGA
- a CDS encoding DUF3888 domain-containing protein: MIDIKRIDGDRKHEITIEVVTFEQAHSPPYDLFRITLIDTPTEIKVIKVKRERNLSTQQLNNHCGFKESK; the protein is encoded by the coding sequence ATTATTGATATAAAAAGGATTGATGGAGATCGAAAACACGAAATAACAATAGAAGTGGTAACCTTTGAACAGGCACATTCGCCCCCGTACGACTTGTTTCGAATAACTCTGATCGATACGCCGACTGAGATAAAAGTTATAAAAGTGAAACGAGAAAGAAATTTATCTACTCAACAGCTAAACAATCATTGCGGATTCAAAGAGAGCAAGTAA
- a CDS encoding YesK family protein, whose product MDIFIPIGLGFVINLLVFIISKSLKQTNDRSLQICLFAFLAFLLTSLLIGSWWGMGLGVISFGMLILLILIGLVIAIIPSEKQCKIFN is encoded by the coding sequence ATGGATATTTTTATACCAATCGGCTTAGGATTTGTTATAAATTTATTGGTTTTTATTATTTCCAAGAGTCTAAAACAAACTAATGATAGGTCATTACAAATTTGCCTGTTTGCCTTTCTAGCATTTCTTCTAACATCCTTACTTATCGGTTCTTGGTGGGGAATGGGTTTAGGCGTAATCAGTTTTGGTATGCTAATCCTCTTGATTTTGATTGGGCTTGTTATCGCAATTATTCCTAGTGAAAAACAATGTAAGATATTCAACTAA
- a CDS encoding agmatinase family protein has translation MTEILYGNTPTFLGAENISATKSFENIDAVVYGIPWEGAVTWGDYTGCELGPKVMRLTSARYSGYLPELDHIDVFEHMKIGDIGDIDVVPADVDETMNRITKFSSDLWKSKKFLIGLGGDHGVTFPIVKALAETGKKVGIIHLDAHYDNLPSHNGDQYARCSPFARLYEQEGVRNESIIHTGIHGPRNMPEAGRNAKEAGAVTVTINDIRNAKDLKALAGELYAMASKDVDCVYLSICSDVLDFAFNPGGPVDGNGLTSYELLTLVYEICKQGVIGMDFVEIYPQQDPNQNSAHFVSTVVLYALAGEIAHKQQNS, from the coding sequence ATGACTGAAATTCTTTACGGTAACACACCTACCTTTTTAGGAGCGGAAAATATCTCTGCTACTAAATCATTTGAAAATATAGATGCAGTAGTATACGGAATTCCATGGGAAGGCGCCGTTACATGGGGCGATTACACAGGTTGTGAACTTGGTCCGAAAGTGATGCGCTTGACATCTGCTCGTTATAGCGGTTATTTACCGGAACTTGATCATATTGATGTGTTCGAACATATGAAGATCGGAGATATCGGTGACATCGATGTCGTACCCGCAGATGTAGATGAAACAATGAATCGTATTACAAAATTTTCGAGCGATCTATGGAAAAGTAAAAAATTCCTAATTGGCTTGGGCGGCGATCATGGTGTTACTTTCCCAATCGTGAAAGCGCTTGCTGAAACAGGTAAAAAAGTCGGCATCATTCATCTTGACGCTCACTACGACAACCTCCCTTCTCATAACGGCGATCAATATGCACGGTGCAGCCCGTTTGCCCGTCTATATGAGCAAGAAGGCGTGCGCAATGAGAGCATTATTCATACAGGGATTCACGGACCAAGAAATATGCCGGAAGCTGGACGTAATGCGAAGGAAGCTGGCGCTGTTACCGTAACGATTAACGATATTCGAAATGCGAAAGACTTAAAGGCACTTGCAGGGGAACTCTATGCAATGGCAAGTAAAGATGTAGACTGTGTCTACTTAAGTATTTGCAGTGACGTGCTAGACTTTGCGTTCAACCCTGGCGGTCCAGTTGACGGCAACGGTCTCACTTCATATGAGCTACTTACGCTTGTCTACGAAATTTGTAAGCAAGGAGTTATCGGAATGGATTTCGTGGAAATTTATCCACAACAAGATCCGAACCAAAACTCAGCACACTTCGTTTCAACAGTTGTGTTATATGCACTCGCTGGTGAAATTGCACACAAACAACAAAACTCGTAA
- a CDS encoding topoisomerase: protein MLKKAIISGILFSLILLVGCNGEEVIDITENGENDAILSREKNFLSELHNEIIVSITKQTAIEADSIMVEGNVKELSVSVGFLKDVKVDDTLIQQIVEDSIKKVSETENVTISEKNITIKIEKY, encoded by the coding sequence GTGTTGAAAAAAGCTATAATTTCAGGAATTTTATTTAGTTTAATTTTGTTAGTTGGGTGTAATGGAGAGGAAGTAATAGATATTACGGAAAACGGGGAAAATGATGCAATTTTATCACGCGAAAAAAATTTTTTATCAGAATTACACAATGAAATAATAGTATCTATTACAAAACAAACGGCAATTGAGGCGGATTCAATAATGGTAGAGGGTAATGTTAAAGAACTTTCTGTATCAGTAGGTTTCCTGAAGGATGTAAAAGTTGATGATACGTTGATTCAACAAATAGTTGAAGATTCTATAAAGAAAGTTTCTGAAACAGAAAACGTAACAATTAGCGAAAAAAATATAACAATAAAAATTGAGAAATACTAA
- a CDS encoding NCS2 family permease has product MFKLQENKTTVKTEVLAGFTTFFTMVYIVIVNPIILKDAGVPFDQVFTATIIATVIGTLWMALAANYPIAIAPGMGMNAYFAYSVVGTNGITYETAFAAVFVAGLIFVILSLTSFRKVLIEAIPDNLKHGITAGIGLFIAFIGMRQAGMIVSHPSNLVALGDLHSPTVLFALLGLTVTLIFMALRVHGALFFGMIITAVVAFFTGHLSFDQGFVQMPSLPEGIIVSNPFAAFADVWQHMLFPVVFSFLMVTIFDTTGTMIGVAQQAGLMKDNKMPRARQALLADSVAATAGSMFGTTPTSAYIESSAGVAAGGRTGLTTVTVAILFIVAAFFGPLVSAVSGLSSITAPALIIVGSLMMGAIAKIKWDEIDEAFPAFLIILSMPLTSSIATGIALGFISYPILKVVMGKWREIHPLLYLFAILFFYQLAFLPH; this is encoded by the coding sequence GTGTTTAAATTACAAGAAAACAAAACGACTGTAAAAACGGAAGTCCTTGCAGGCTTTACGACCTTTTTTACAATGGTATATATCGTGATCGTCAATCCGATCATTTTGAAAGATGCAGGCGTGCCGTTCGACCAAGTGTTCACGGCTACGATTATAGCGACGGTCATTGGGACGTTATGGATGGCGCTCGCAGCGAATTACCCGATTGCGATTGCACCGGGGATGGGCATGAATGCATACTTTGCCTATTCTGTCGTTGGAACAAATGGTATTACGTATGAAACAGCGTTCGCAGCTGTTTTCGTTGCTGGTCTCATTTTTGTTATTTTGTCATTGACCTCTTTCCGGAAAGTGTTGATTGAAGCCATTCCTGATAACTTGAAACATGGAATTACAGCGGGGATTGGCCTGTTTATCGCCTTCATCGGAATGAGGCAGGCGGGGATGATCGTCTCCCATCCGTCGAATCTCGTTGCATTAGGAGATCTTCATTCACCGACAGTGCTGTTTGCCTTGCTTGGTCTTACGGTTACGCTTATTTTCATGGCGTTGAGAGTGCATGGAGCATTGTTCTTCGGCATGATCATTACGGCAGTCGTCGCCTTTTTCACAGGGCATCTTTCCTTTGACCAAGGTTTCGTTCAGATGCCATCGCTTCCGGAAGGGATCATCGTCTCCAACCCGTTCGCTGCCTTCGCGGATGTATGGCAGCATATGCTGTTTCCGGTTGTCTTTTCGTTCCTCATGGTGACGATTTTTGATACGACTGGAACGATGATCGGTGTTGCACAGCAAGCCGGTTTAATGAAAGACAATAAGATGCCGCGTGCGCGCCAAGCTCTACTCGCAGACTCTGTTGCAGCAACGGCTGGATCCATGTTTGGTACAACCCCGACGAGTGCATATATTGAATCATCTGCAGGCGTAGCAGCGGGAGGCCGGACTGGTCTGACGACGGTGACTGTCGCGATTCTATTTATCGTAGCAGCGTTTTTCGGTCCGCTCGTTAGTGCGGTGTCAGGTTTATCTTCAATTACGGCACCTGCCTTAATCATTGTCGGCAGTTTAATGATGGGGGCCATTGCCAAAATCAAATGGGATGAAATTGACGAAGCTTTCCCTGCATTTCTAATTATCTTAAGCATGCCGCTCACTTCAAGCATTGCAACAGGGATTGCATTAGGATTCATTTCTTATCCGATCTTGAAAGTTGTGATGGGGAAATGGCGTGAAATCCATCCACTTCTCTATTTGTTTGCGATTCTGTTCTTTTATCAATTGGCATTTCTGCCGCATTAA
- a CDS encoding ZIP family metal transporter has translation MMEYFLGLSPVYQALIATLFTWGMTAVGAALVFTTKKVNQKLMDGMLGFAGGVMIAASFWSLLSPAIEMAEQNSSFPSWFPAAIGFLLGGIFLWVANKVIPHLHPSSPMKDAEGINPASRRRSTLLVFAITLHNIPEGLAVGVAFGAVAAGMPSATIAAAIALAVGIGIQNLPEGTAVSMPLRRDGMSRRKSFFYGQFSGAVEPISAVIGVLAVTTMQPLLPFALSFAAGAMIFVVVEEVVPGSQENGNKNLASMCLMLGFTVMMILDVAFG, from the coding sequence ATGATGGAATATTTTTTAGGGCTGAGTCCAGTCTACCAAGCATTGATCGCCACCTTGTTCACGTGGGGGATGACTGCTGTCGGGGCTGCCTTGGTCTTTACAACGAAGAAAGTCAATCAGAAGTTGATGGATGGAATGTTGGGATTTGCGGGTGGTGTTATGATAGCGGCAAGTTTTTGGTCGCTGCTTTCGCCTGCCATTGAAATGGCCGAGCAAAATAGTTCGTTTCCATCATGGTTCCCAGCAGCTATCGGCTTTTTACTGGGTGGTATTTTTCTGTGGGTAGCAAATAAGGTCATTCCTCATTTGCACCCTAGCTCCCCGATGAAAGACGCGGAGGGCATCAATCCTGCGAGCAGACGGCGCAGTACGCTACTTGTTTTCGCCATTACATTGCACAATATACCTGAAGGTCTTGCGGTTGGTGTCGCCTTTGGGGCAGTGGCAGCAGGCATGCCATCGGCTACAATAGCTGCCGCAATTGCTTTGGCTGTTGGGATCGGAATCCAGAACCTTCCGGAGGGGACAGCTGTGTCGATGCCATTGCGGAGAGACGGGATGTCTCGCCGGAAAAGTTTCTTCTATGGACAGTTTTCAGGAGCGGTTGAACCGATTTCAGCTGTAATCGGTGTTCTTGCGGTCACGACGATGCAGCCCCTTCTTCCATTTGCATTAAGCTTTGCAGCGGGAGCTATGATTTTTGTCGTCGTGGAAGAAGTCGTTCCAGGCTCGCAGGAAAATGGCAATAAAAATCTAGCTTCGATGTGCCTCATGTTAGGTTTTACAGTAATGATGATACTTGATGTCGCTTTTGGATAA
- a CDS encoding Bcr/CflA family multidrug efflux MFS transporter has product MKSLTGAKRLKLALLLGTLAAMGPLTIDMYLPSFPTIVTAFGTTPSLVQVSLTATLVGIGLGQLVLGPMSDVHGRKKPLVVALIVYLAASVLCAFAPNIGLFIAARFLQGFAASAGIVISRAVVRDVYSGRELTKFFALLMLINNLAPIIAPLLGGVILAFSDWKGIFITLSFIGLLLAVLVIWKMDESLSHDMRVPSNLTQTLKNFQSLLKNRSFMGYALAQGFIMAGIFAYVAGTPFVYQTIYGVSPQLFSVLFGMNGIGLIIGSQVVGRLTGIVSEQRFLQTGLFISVTSGALLLIAVLVHGPLLSIVVPIFFFVASIGIITTSSFSLAMESQGHIAGSASALLGLLPFVLGSITAPLVGIAGEATAIPMGAIIFGTSIIACLSYYGLARRKSVEA; this is encoded by the coding sequence ATGAAATCATTAACAGGAGCTAAGCGCTTAAAGCTGGCACTTCTTTTAGGGACGCTTGCAGCAATGGGCCCTTTAACCATTGATATGTATTTACCGTCTTTTCCTACAATCGTTACTGCTTTTGGTACAACGCCTTCCTTGGTACAAGTGAGTTTAACGGCAACATTAGTCGGAATCGGGTTGGGACAGTTAGTGCTAGGTCCGATGAGTGATGTTCATGGACGGAAGAAACCATTAGTCGTTGCACTGATTGTCTATTTGGCTGCCTCAGTCCTTTGTGCCTTTGCACCCAATATTGGATTGTTCATTGCGGCTCGTTTCTTGCAAGGATTTGCGGCATCTGCGGGAATTGTCATCTCCAGGGCAGTCGTCCGGGATGTATACAGTGGAAGGGAATTAACGAAGTTTTTCGCTCTCCTCATGCTGATCAATAACTTAGCTCCAATCATCGCACCTCTTCTAGGGGGAGTCATTCTCGCGTTTTCGGATTGGAAAGGCATATTTATCACATTAAGTTTTATTGGTCTTTTGTTGGCAGTCCTTGTCATTTGGAAGATGGATGAATCGTTATCGCATGATATGCGAGTCCCCAGCAATCTCACCCAGACATTAAAAAATTTCCAATCATTACTGAAAAATCGTAGTTTTATGGGCTACGCACTCGCACAAGGGTTCATCATGGCTGGTATATTCGCTTACGTTGCGGGGACACCATTTGTGTATCAAACGATTTACGGTGTTTCTCCGCAACTGTTTAGTGTGTTATTCGGCATGAATGGAATTGGGCTCATCATCGGTTCGCAAGTAGTTGGGCGCTTAACCGGCATTGTGTCTGAACAGCGATTTTTACAGACAGGCTTATTCATTTCCGTCACTTCAGGCGCGTTATTACTGATTGCGGTTCTTGTGCACGGCCCGCTACTCTCAATCGTTGTGCCGATCTTCTTTTTCGTTGCGTCGATCGGCATCATTACTACATCCTCTTTTTCATTGGCGATGGAATCACAAGGGCATATTGCAGGAAGTGCCTCCGCGCTGCTTGGGTTATTGCCTTTCGTGTTAGGTTCAATCACTGCACCTCTCGTCGGCATCGCGGGAGAGGCAACTGCAATTCCGATGGGTGCCATTATCTTTGGTACTTCTATCATTGCATGTCTATCTTATTACGGACTTGCACGAAGGAAGAGCGTGGAAGCGTAA